Proteins encoded within one genomic window of Arachis ipaensis cultivar K30076 chromosome B08, Araip1.1, whole genome shotgun sequence:
- the LOC107611792 gene encoding F-box/kelch-repeat protein At3g23880-like, which translates to MKHLGNLPADLIREILTRLSVRQILQLRIVCRSWNSLICSPEFANHHLHRSTLTQPPPLLCWKEAGRRGDIMHCSSQSLILYRQHQPTAFESHPADGIVIQGSCNGLLCLSQGFPFETLTLFNPSTRSVSPSVPFQCSHECGDDVFCGFGYDILHDQYKFVMGCSASSLITYSKVRSGALVFTFGANPSWKIVNHPVFPYDFVGPRNGIFVSGTLNWIVYHPTIDHFELEWFLLTFDLKKESFGRLCLPITRTRSDVVHLPRLQLHNNRLSVCYRTPNMRIICALWIMKEYGVEESWIKLFEIPCGGMISPCVSVYISEDHNLLALDESDRKFIVYNLRRNKLVSQVSHGYHSITIFLCHESLVSPSHYSPSTHALLGNWTQLNIRHRSGCI; encoded by the coding sequence ATGAAACACCTTGGTAATCTTCCAGCAGATCTGATTAGAGAAATCTTGACGAGGCTTTCAGTGAGGCAAATCCTGCAACTGAGGATTGTATGCCGTTCATGGAACTCCCTAATCTGCAGCCCTGAATTCGCCAACCACCACCTTCATCGCTCAACCCTAACTCAGCCGCCGCCATTGCTATGTTGGAAGGAAGCGGGACGGAGGGGCGACATCATGCATTGCTCTTCACAATCTCTTATTCTTTATCGCCAGCATCAGCCAACTGCATTCGAGTCACATCCGGCTGACGGAATAGTCATCCAGGGATCTTGCAACGGATTGCTCTGCTTGTCTCAAGGCTTTCCCTTTGAAACTCTTACTCTTTTCAATCCCAGTACCCGTTCGGTATCCCCATCCGTTCCGTTCCAGTGCTCGCACGAGTGCGGAGACGATGTTTTCTGTGGCTTTGGCTATGATATTCTACATGACCAGTACAAGTTTGTTATGGGTTGTTCTGCCTCGTCTCTTATAACTTATTCCAAGGTGAGATCTGGCGCTTTAGTTTTCACTTTTGGTGCAAATCCTTCTTGGAAAATTGTTAATCATCCGGTGTTTCCGTACGATTTTGTTGGCCCAAGGAATGGAATATTTGTGAGCGGCACTCTCAATTGGATTGTGTATCATCCTACTATAGATCATTTTGAATTGGAGTGGTTCCTTCTTACCTTCGACTTGAAAAAGGAGTCGTTTGGTCGATTGTGTCTGCCGATTACTAGAACGCGCTCTGACGTCGTCCACCTGCCTCGCTTGCAACTCCACAATAACCGTCTTTCTGTTTGTTATCGCACTCCGAATATGCGAATTATTTGCGCTCTTTGGATAATGAAAGAGTACGGAGTTGAAGAGTCTTGGATTAAATTGTTCGAAATCCCATGTGGTGGAATGATCTCGCCATGTGTTTCGGTGTACATCTCAGAAGATCATAATCTTTTGGCATTAGATGAATCTGATCGCAAatttattgtgtataatttaCGTCGAAACAAACTAGTTTCTCAGGTGTCTCACGGGTATCATTCGATAACTATATTCCTTTGCCATGAGAGTTTGGTCTCACCGTCACATTATTCACCTTCAACTCATGCTTTGCTTGGGAACTGGACACAACTCAACATTCGGCATAGGTCAGGTTGCATTTGA
- the LOC107611793 gene encoding F-box/kelch-repeat protein At3g23880-like, whose amino-acid sequence MRTRMKDLEYEDNLPGDLIREILLRLPVRLLLQLRIRIVCRSWNSLISSPEFAMHHLQRSTLTHPPPLLCWKEAAQRGDIMHCSSQSLILDQSPTFESHPADELFIDGSCNGLLCLSQGFPFETLTLFNPSTRSVSPSVPFECSHECGDDVFCGFGYDNLHDQYKFVMGCTTSSLITDSKVRSGAIVFTFGANPFWKTVAHPVFPYDFLCTINGIFVSGTLNWIVYDPTIDYDELEWFVLTFDLETELFGRLCLPFSRTRSDVIHMPRLQLHNNCLSVCYSTPDMQIICTLWIMKEYGVEESWIKLIEIPFRVGMNAPCDWVAPLLYISQDHNLFAIDESDRKFLVYNLSKNQLVSQVANGNNCMIIFFCHESLVSPSHYSSPLTFNSCIAWELDTTQHST is encoded by the coding sequence ATGAGGACGAGAATGAAAGACCTTGAATACGAAGACAATCTTCCAGGAGATCTGATTAGAGAAATTTTGCTGAGGCTTCCAGTGAGGCTTCTCCTGCAACTGAGGATTAGGATTGTATGCCGTTCATGGAACTCCCTAATCTCCAGCCCTGAATTCGCCATGCACCACCTTCAACGCTCAACCCTAACTCATCCGCCGCCATTGCTATGTTGGAAGGAAGCGGCACAGAGGGGCGACATCATGCATTGCTCTTCACAATCTCTTATTCTTGATCAGTCACCTACATTCGAGTCACATCCGGCTGACGAATTATTCATCGACGGATCTTGCAACGGATTGCTGTGCTTGTCTCAAGGCTTTCCCTTTGAAACTCTTACTCTTTTCAATCCCAGTACCCGTTCGGTATCCCCATCGGTTCCGTTCGAGTGCTCCCACGAGTGTGGAGACGATGTTTTCTGTGGCTTTGGCTATGATAATCTACATGACCAGTACAAGTTTGTTATGGGTTGTACTACCTCGTCTCTTATCACTGATTCCAAGGTGAGATCTGGGGCTATAGTTTTCACTTTTGGTGCAAATCCTTTTTGGAAAACTGTTGCTCATCCGGTGTTTCCGTATGATTTTCTTTGCACAATAAACGGAATATTTGTGAGCGGCACTCTGAATTGGATTGTGTATGATCCTACTATAGATTATGATGAATTGGAGTGGTTCGTTCTTACCTTCGACTTGGAAACGGAGTTGTTTGGTCGGTTGTGTCTGCCTTTTTCTAGAACGCGCTCTGACGTCATCCACATGCCTCGCTTGCAACTCCACAATAACTGTCTTTCTGTTTGTTACAGCACTCCGGATATGCAAATTATTTGCACTCTTTGGATAATGAAAGAGTACGGAGTTGAAGAGTCTTGGATTAAATTGATCGAAATCCCATTCCGTGTTGGAATGAACGCGCCATGTGATTGGGTAGCACCCCTGTTGTATATCTCACAAGATCATAATCTTTTTGCAATAGATGAATCTGATCGCAAATTTCTTGTATATAATTTAAGTAAAAACCAACTAGTTTCTCAGGTGGCTAACGGGAATAATTGTATGATTATATTCTTTTGCCATGAGAGCTTGGTCTCACCGTCACATTATTCATCTCCACTCACCTTCAACTCATGCATTGCTTGGGAACTGGACACAACTCAACATTCGACATAA
- the LOC107613530 gene encoding SNF1-related protein kinase regulatory subunit gamma-1 has protein sequence MAATMEDSPRSPEAKLGMRVEDLWDVQEPQLSPNEKLNACFESIPVSAFPPPPSNQEIEIKSDATLAEAVEILAEHNILSAPVVDVDAPEDASWIDRYIGIVEFAGIVVWILHQSDPTSPKSPSSRSNGTAIEAATNGMASLQLEGKDLGSSTTTSGNFFEDLTSSELYKNTKVRDISGSFRWAPFLALERSNSFLTMLLLLSKYKMKSIPVVDLGAGRIDQIITQSAVIHMLVECAGLQWFESWGTKKISEVGLPLVTPNHIIKVYEDEPVLQAFRLMRKKRIGGVPVVERGGNNPVGNISLHDVQFLLTAPEIYHDYRAITAKDFLTAVKSYLKKHEKVVSMSRGLITCKKDCTIKELIQLLDHEKIHRVYVVDDDGNLEGLVTLRDIISRLVHEPRGYFGDFFDGVLPMPPNSRV, from the exons ATGGCTGCTACAATGGAAGATAGTCCAAGAAGTCCAGAGGCAAAGCTTGGAATGAGAGTAGAAGATCTTTGGGATGTTCAAGAACCACAACTAAGTCCTAATGAGAAGCTCAATGCTTGTTTTGAAAGCATACCTGTCTCTGCTTTCCCTCCACCTCCTTCAAACCAAG AAATTGAGATAAAATCAGATGCTACCTTAGCTGAAGCAGTTGAAATACTAGCAGAACACAACATCCTGAGTGCACCTGTGGTGGATGTTGATGCACCTGAAGATGCCAGCTGGATTGACAGATACATAGGGATAGTTGAATTTGCAGGAATTGTTGTGTGGATTCTTCATCAG TCTGATCCTACATCTCCTAAGAGTCCATCAAGTAGATCCAATGGAACTGCAATTGAAGCTGCAACTAATGGCATGGCTTCTCTACAACTTGAGGGCAAGGACCTTGGATCTTCTACAACAACTTCAGGGAACTTCTTTGAGGATCTCACTTCTTCTGAACTTTATAAGAATACCAAG GTTAGAGATATCTCAGGATCATTTCGGTGGGCCCCATTTCTAGCACTGGAGAGGTCAAACTCATTCTTGACCATGCTATTGCTACTCTCAAAGTACAAGATGAAGAGTATTCCTGTGGTGGACTTAGGTGCTGGAAGAATTGATCAAATCATTACTCAATCTGCTGTGATACACATGTTGGTTGAATGTGCTGGTCTTCAATGGTTTGAGAGCTGGGGAACCAAGAAAATATCTGAAGTTGGTCTTCCCCTAGTCACACCAAATCATATCATCAAG GTATATGAGGATGAACCAGTGCTTCAAGCCTTTAGATTGATGAGAAAAAAGAGGATTGGAGGTGTGCCTGTAGTGGAAAGGGGTGGCAACAATCCAGTTGGTAATATAAGCCTCCATGATGTTCAGTTCTTGCTAACTGCCCCAGAAATATACCATGATTATAG AGCAATTACTGCCAAGGATTTCCTAACAGCTGTTAAAAGCTActtgaagaagcatgaaaaggttGTTTCTATGTCAAGGGGTTTGATTACTTGCAAAAAGGATTGTACAATAAAAGAGTTGATCCAATTGCTAGATCATGAAAAGATTCACAGGGTCTATGTTGTGGATGATGATGGAAATCTTGAAGGACTCGTCACTCTAAGAGACATAATCTCAAGGCTTGTACATGAGCCACGTGGCTACTTTGGTGATTTCTTTGATGGCGTTCTTCCCATGCCTCCAAATAGTAGGGTTTAA